In Comamonas sp. lk, the following proteins share a genomic window:
- a CDS encoding BMP family ABC transporter substrate-binding protein, which produces MTDFHKRSLIKVAALSAVTAAALIGCGKKEEAPAPAAAPAPAPAAAAAEPLKIGFAYVGPVGDGGWSYAHDQARKALEKEFGDKIKTSYVESVPEGADAERVLRDMATQGNKLVFGTTFGYMDVIQKLAPEFADVKWEHATGYKVAPTVSTYDSRTYEGAYLAGIVAGSMTKTNTLGVVGSVPIPEVIRNINSFTLGAQSVNPKISTKVVWVNEWFSPPKETEAATSLINGGADILFQNTDSPAVLKTAEEKGKRAFGWDSDMTAYGPKAHLGSSIINWAPYYIDTTRNALEGKWTSRQTWWGVKEGVIDLVSLADDVPAEAKAKVEEVKKGLKDGTFSIWKGPILGQDGKEVVAADKVADDGFLKGINFYVKGVEGKVPGGNSK; this is translated from the coding sequence ATGACTGACTTCCACAAGCGCTCCCTGATCAAGGTGGCTGCACTGTCGGCCGTGACGGCCGCCGCCCTCATCGGCTGTGGCAAGAAGGAAGAAGCACCGGCACCGGCTGCTGCTCCTGCCCCCGCACCTGCAGCCGCTGCTGCCGAGCCGCTCAAGATCGGTTTTGCCTATGTGGGCCCTGTGGGTGATGGCGGCTGGTCCTATGCGCACGATCAGGCCCGCAAGGCGCTGGAGAAGGAATTCGGCGACAAGATCAAGACCAGCTATGTGGAAAGCGTGCCCGAAGGCGCCGATGCCGAGCGCGTGCTGCGCGACATGGCCACGCAAGGCAACAAGCTGGTGTTCGGCACCACCTTTGGCTACATGGACGTGATCCAGAAGCTGGCCCCGGAATTTGCCGATGTGAAGTGGGAACACGCCACGGGCTACAAGGTGGCGCCTACCGTCAGCACCTATGACAGCCGCACTTACGAAGGTGCTTATCTGGCCGGCATCGTCGCAGGCTCCATGACCAAGACCAACACCCTGGGCGTGGTGGGTTCGGTGCCGATTCCCGAAGTGATCCGCAACATCAACAGCTTCACGCTGGGCGCACAGAGCGTGAACCCCAAGATCTCGACCAAGGTGGTCTGGGTCAATGAATGGTTCAGCCCACCCAAGGAAACCGAAGCCGCGACCAGCTTGATCAACGGCGGCGCCGACATTCTGTTCCAGAACACCGACTCGCCCGCCGTGCTCAAGACGGCCGAGGAAAAAGGCAAGCGCGCCTTCGGCTGGGATTCGGACATGACCGCCTACGGCCCCAAGGCCCACCTGGGCTCGTCCATCATCAACTGGGCGCCTTACTACATCGACACCACCCGCAATGCGCTGGAAGGCAAGTGGACCAGCCGCCAGACCTGGTGGGGCGTCAAGGAAGGCGTGATCGACCTGGTTTCCCTGGCGGACGACGTGCCGGCCGAGGCCAAGGCCAAAGTTGAGGAAGTCAAAAAGGGTCTGAAGGACGGTACATTCAGCATCTGGAAGGGCCCCATCCTGGGTCAGGACGGCAAGGAAGTGGTCGCAGCCGACAAGGTGGCTGACGACGGTTTCCTGAAAGGCATCAACTTCTACGTCAAGGGCGTGGAAGGCAAGGTTCCCGGCGGCAATTCGAAGTAA
- a CDS encoding aromatic ring-hydroxylating dioxygenase subunit alpha, whose protein sequence is MTERTLWHPVAQSPEVVTAPLPVQLLDQALVLWRNAEGLVQAFNDRCPHRGARLSMGRVENGSLECPYHGWQFSSGGQCVKVPAVPDFVPPPSQCVKSFEVQEAYGLVWVRLDASDSQLPVFVAEADAHLRKLNCGPYDVAASAPRIIENFLDMSHFGFVHEGWLGSRDATAMASYKVETAASGVLATGCKAVQPQSNLHSTQAAEVEYTYEVTAPYTALLTKIPEEGSSKQGWRESIGLFICPVTAESSRVWFRLAVADFESSDEQLQTFQHTIFVQDQPVLESQLPKALPLDPRAEMHSSADRMSAAYRRFLKSQAITFGVC, encoded by the coding sequence ATGACTGAACGTACTCTGTGGCACCCCGTGGCCCAATCCCCTGAAGTGGTGACTGCACCGCTGCCTGTGCAACTGCTGGATCAGGCCCTGGTGCTGTGGCGCAATGCCGAAGGCCTGGTTCAGGCTTTCAATGACCGCTGTCCTCACCGGGGTGCGCGCCTGTCCATGGGGCGGGTGGAGAACGGCAGTCTGGAATGCCCTTATCACGGCTGGCAGTTCAGCAGCGGCGGCCAGTGCGTCAAGGTGCCTGCGGTGCCCGACTTCGTGCCGCCGCCCTCGCAATGCGTGAAATCCTTTGAGGTGCAGGAAGCCTACGGCCTGGTCTGGGTGCGACTGGATGCTTCCGACAGCCAGCTGCCCGTGTTTGTCGCCGAGGCGGACGCGCATCTGCGCAAGCTCAACTGCGGCCCGTATGACGTGGCCGCCAGCGCGCCGCGCATCATAGAGAACTTCCTGGACATGTCCCACTTCGGCTTTGTGCACGAAGGCTGGCTGGGCAGCCGCGATGCCACGGCCATGGCCAGCTACAAGGTGGAAACTGCGGCAAGCGGTGTGCTGGCCACGGGCTGCAAGGCCGTGCAGCCCCAGTCCAATCTGCACTCCACCCAGGCGGCCGAGGTCGAATACACCTATGAGGTGACGGCGCCCTATACCGCGCTGCTGACCAAGATTCCCGAAGAAGGCAGCTCCAAACAGGGCTGGCGCGAATCGATCGGCCTGTTCATCTGCCCTGTCACCGCGGAAAGCAGCCGTGTCTGGTTTCGCCTGGCCGTGGCAGACTTTGAATCCAGCGACGAGCAGTTGCAGACCTTCCAGCACACGATTTTCGTGCAGGACCAGCCGGTGCTGGAGTCGCAGCTGCCCAAGGCCTTGCCGCTGGACCCGCGTGCCGAAATGCACTCGTCCGCCGACCGCATGTCCGCTGCCTATCGCCGCTTTTTGAAATCGCAAGCCATCACTTTTGGAGTTTGCTGA